In one window of Microtus pennsylvanicus isolate mMicPen1 chromosome 2, mMicPen1.hap1, whole genome shotgun sequence DNA:
- the Mtg2 gene encoding mitochondrial ribosome-associated GTPase 2 isoform X1, protein MIPTRLVLARSSAVLGVSEWAASTWAALKPSQLHALQASSRLLSLGIQDHAKHQEAPGKKPLSEKKLKRHFVDRRRVLVRGGNGGSGISCFHSEPRKEFGGPDGGDGGNGGHIILRVDRQVKSLSSVLSRYQGFSGEDGGSKNCSGRGGAILYIQVPVGTLVKEGGEVVADLSHPGDEYVAALGGAGGKGNRFFLANDNRAPVTCTPGQPGQERVLYLELKTVAHAGMVGFPNAGKSSLLRAISNAKPAVASYPFTTLNPHVGIVHYEGHQQVAVADIPGIIRGAHQNKGLGLSFLRHIERCRFFLFVVDLSLPEPWTQVDDLKYELEKYEEGLSERSHVIVANKIDIPQARAHLPQLQARLGQEVIALSALTGENLEQLLLHLKALHDAHMEADLEQGRQPLRW, encoded by the exons ATGATACCTACCAGACTTGTCTTGGCAAGGTCCTCTGCTGTGTTGGGTGTTTCAGAGTGGGCTGCATCGACGTGGGCTGCCCTCAAGCCCAGCCAGCTCCATGCACTGCAGGCATCTTCTCGACTGCTCTCTTTGGGCATTCAGGACCACGCTAAGCACCAGGAAGCCCCTGGAAAGAAGCCGCTGTCAGAGAAAAAACTG AAAAGACATTTTGTGGATCGCCGGAGAGTGCTGGTCCGTGGAGGAAACGGAGGCTCCGGCATAAGCTGTTTCCACAGTGAGCCCCGCAAGGAGTTCGGAGGCCCTGATGGCGGGGATGGAGGAAATGGTGGCCATATCATCCTGAGAG TTGACCGGCAAGTGAAGTCCTTGTCCTCAGTCTTGTCCCGGTATCAAGGTTTCAGTGGAGAAGATGGTGGCAGCAAAAACTGCTCTGGACGAGGTGGTGCCATCCTCTACATCCAG GTTCCTGTGGGTACCTTGGTGAAAGAGGGAGGTGAGGTTGTGGCTGACCTGTCTCACCCAGGGGATGAGTACGTCGCTGCACTGGGGGGtgcaggaggaaaaggaaatcGCTTTTTTCTGGCCAATGACAACCGTGCCCCTGTAACTTGCACCCCTGGACAACCGGGTCAGGAGCGGGTCCTCTACCTGGAGCTGAAGACAGTGGCGCATGCTGGGATG GTTGGCTTCCCCAATGCTGGGAAATCATCTCTCCTTCGAGCCATTTCAAATGCAAAGCCTGCTGTGGCTTCCTACCCATTCACCACCTTGAACCCTCACGTGGGGATCGTTCACTATGAAGGCCACCAACAGGTAGCAG TGGCCGACATCCCGGGCATCATCCGAGGTGCACACCAGAACAAGGGCCTAGGGCTCAGCTTCCTCAGGCATATTGAGCGATGTCGCTTCTTCCTGTTTGTGGTAGATCTTTCCTTACCTGAGCCATGGACTCAGGTTGATGATTTAAAATATGAACTAGAGAAGTATGAAGAAGGCCTGTCTGAGAGGTCCCATGTGATCGTCGCAAATAAGATTGATATCCCGCAGGCCAGAGCTcacctgccccagctccaggcccGCCTCGGGCAGGAGGTCATCGCCTTGTCAGCACTGACTGGAGAGAACCTCGAGCAGCTGCTTCTGCACCTCAAGGCCCTGCACGATGCCCACATGGAGGCCGACTTGGAGCAGGGCCGCCAGCCTCTCAGGTGGTAG
- the Mtg2 gene encoding mitochondrial ribosome-associated GTPase 2 isoform X2, translated as MIPTRLVLARSSAVLGVSEWAASTWAALKPSQLHALQASSRLLSLGIQDHAKHQEAPGKKPLSEKKLKRHFVDRRRVLVRGGNGGSGISCFHSEPRKEFGGPDGGDGGNGGHIILRVDRQVKSLSSVLSRYQGFSGEDGGSKNCSGRGGAILYIQVGFPNAGKSSLLRAISNAKPAVASYPFTTLNPHVGIVHYEGHQQVAVADIPGIIRGAHQNKGLGLSFLRHIERCRFFLFVVDLSLPEPWTQVDDLKYELEKYEEGLSERSHVIVANKIDIPQARAHLPQLQARLGQEVIALSALTGENLEQLLLHLKALHDAHMEADLEQGRQPLRW; from the exons ATGATACCTACCAGACTTGTCTTGGCAAGGTCCTCTGCTGTGTTGGGTGTTTCAGAGTGGGCTGCATCGACGTGGGCTGCCCTCAAGCCCAGCCAGCTCCATGCACTGCAGGCATCTTCTCGACTGCTCTCTTTGGGCATTCAGGACCACGCTAAGCACCAGGAAGCCCCTGGAAAGAAGCCGCTGTCAGAGAAAAAACTG AAAAGACATTTTGTGGATCGCCGGAGAGTGCTGGTCCGTGGAGGAAACGGAGGCTCCGGCATAAGCTGTTTCCACAGTGAGCCCCGCAAGGAGTTCGGAGGCCCTGATGGCGGGGATGGAGGAAATGGTGGCCATATCATCCTGAGAG TTGACCGGCAAGTGAAGTCCTTGTCCTCAGTCTTGTCCCGGTATCAAGGTTTCAGTGGAGAAGATGGTGGCAGCAAAAACTGCTCTGGACGAGGTGGTGCCATCCTCTACATCCAG GTTGGCTTCCCCAATGCTGGGAAATCATCTCTCCTTCGAGCCATTTCAAATGCAAAGCCTGCTGTGGCTTCCTACCCATTCACCACCTTGAACCCTCACGTGGGGATCGTTCACTATGAAGGCCACCAACAGGTAGCAG TGGCCGACATCCCGGGCATCATCCGAGGTGCACACCAGAACAAGGGCCTAGGGCTCAGCTTCCTCAGGCATATTGAGCGATGTCGCTTCTTCCTGTTTGTGGTAGATCTTTCCTTACCTGAGCCATGGACTCAGGTTGATGATTTAAAATATGAACTAGAGAAGTATGAAGAAGGCCTGTCTGAGAGGTCCCATGTGATCGTCGCAAATAAGATTGATATCCCGCAGGCCAGAGCTcacctgccccagctccaggcccGCCTCGGGCAGGAGGTCATCGCCTTGTCAGCACTGACTGGAGAGAACCTCGAGCAGCTGCTTCTGCACCTCAAGGCCCTGCACGATGCCCACATGGAGGCCGACTTGGAGCAGGGCCGCCAGCCTCTCAGGTGGTAG
- the Hrh3 gene encoding histamine H3 receptor isoform X3 — MALVWVLAFLLYGPAILSWEYLSGGSSIPEGHCYAEFFYNWYFLITASTLEFFTPFLSVTFFNLSIYLNIQRRTRLRLDGAREAGPEPPPDAQPSPPPAPPSCWGCWPKGHGEAMPLHRYGVGEAGPGVEAGEAALGGGSGGGAAASPTSSSGSSSRGTERPRSLKRGSKPSASSASLEKRMKMVSQSITQRFRLSRDKKVAKSLAIIVSIFGLCWAPYTLLMIIRAACHGHCIPDYWYETSFWLLWANSAVNPVLYPLCHYSFRRAFTKLLCPQKLKVQPHGSLEQCWK, encoded by the coding sequence ATGGCTCTCGTGTGGGTGCTGGCCTTCCTGTTGTATGGCCCTGCCATCCTGAGCTGGGAGTACCtgtctggtggcagctccatccCCGAGGGCCACTGCTACGCTGAGTTCTTCTACAACTGGTACTTTCTCATCACGGCCTCTACCCTCGAGTTCTTCACGCCCTTCCTCAGCGTCACCTTCTTCAACCTCAGCATCTACCTGAACATCCAGAGGCGCACCCGCCTCCGGCTTGACGGGGCCCGTGAGGCTGGTCCAGAACCCCCACCTGATGCCCAGCCCTCAccacctccagctcctcccagttGCTGGGGCTGCTGGCCAAAAGGGCATGGGGAGGCCATGCCACTGCACAGGTATGGGGTGGGCGAGGCAGGCCCCGGTGTTGAGGCTGGGGAGGCTGCTCTCGGGGGTGGCAGTGGTGGGGGTGCTGCTGCCTCACCCACCTCCAGCTCCGGCAGCTCCTCGAGGGGCACTGAGAGGCCACGCTCACTCAAAAGGGGCTCCAAGCCATCAGCATCTTCAGCATCCCTGGAAAAACGCATGAAGATGGTGTCCCAGAGCATCACCCAGCGCTTCCGGCTATCACGGGACAAGAAGGTGGCCAAATCGCTTGCCATCATTGTGAGCATCTTTGGGCTCTGCTGGGCCCCATATACACTCCTAATGATCATCCGAGCCGCCTGCCACGGCCACTGCATTCCCGACTACTGGTACGAGACGTCCTTCTGGCTCCTGTGGGCCAACTCAGCCGTTAACCCTGTCCTCTACCCGCTGTGCCACTACAGCTTCCGCAGAGCCTTCACCAAGCTCCTCTGCCCCCAGAAGCTCAAGGTCCAGCCCCACGGCTCTCTGGAGCAGTGCTGGAAGTGA